In the Desulfobacterales bacterium genome, one interval contains:
- a CDS encoding cytochrome C oxidase subunit IV family protein produces the protein MSNNVFRLPATRVWLTLMAVTILSWWLAEHQANPAKIAATAVILIAAFKVRLVFIYFMELKWKPKPWRVVYELWTVAITVIIVGAYWLSELL, from the coding sequence ATGAGCAACAACGTGTTTCGTCTTCCCGCCACAAGGGTCTGGTTGACCCTGATGGCCGTGACCATCCTGAGCTGGTGGCTCGCAGAGCATCAGGCAAATCCAGCAAAAATCGCAGCCACCGCCGTGATATTGATCGCCGCGTTCAAGGTGCGTCTCGTTTTCATCTATTTTATGGAATTGAAATGGAAACCCAAGCCCTGGCGCGTGGTATATGAACTTTGGACAGTAGCCATTACCGTGATAATCGTTGGTGCTTATTGGCTGTCAGAATTGTTGTGA
- a CDS encoding universal stress protein, with the protein MCIDNMLAAVYASTIVKIILFQGGVMFKHIMVTLDGSKIAEESIPVAIGMSKKMEAKVVLLQVVEVFSLLKADKEAEEKALKNTAQEYLNSIKSKIEKEGIQTDIAILTGKSSVEICNYAKQSGVDLIIMTAHGRSGLTGWAVGSVSEKVVRHACKPVLLLRSTLKEE; encoded by the coding sequence TTGTGCATTGACAATATGTTAGCCGCAGTGTATGCTTCAACTATTGTAAAAATCATTTTATTTCAAGGAGGAGTAATGTTTAAGCATATCATGGTAACTTTGGACGGTTCCAAAATCGCAGAGGAGAGTATCCCCGTCGCAATCGGCATGAGCAAAAAAATGGAAGCGAAAGTTGTTTTGTTACAGGTTGTCGAAGTTTTTTCTCTTCTGAAAGCGGATAAGGAAGCAGAAGAGAAAGCCCTTAAAAATACCGCACAAGAGTATTTAAATTCAATCAAAAGCAAAATTGAAAAAGAGGGGATTCAAACGGATATTGCCATTCTAACCGGAAAATCCAGTGTGGAAATTTGCAACTACGCCAAACAAAGCGGTGTGGATCTTATCATTATGACCGCTCATGGACGCAGTGGGCTCACGGGATGGGCTGTTGGTTCTGTTTCGGAAAAGGTCGTTCGGCATGCGTGTAAGCCGGTGCTTCTGTTGCGGTCCACTTTAAAGGAAGAGTAA